A single genomic interval of Daucus carota subsp. sativus chromosome 1, DH1 v3.0, whole genome shotgun sequence harbors:
- the LOC108210112 gene encoding uncharacterized protein LOC108210112, with the protein MLKRVISKWRSRSRSNFRRQLSTVVRQTCTSTDDEGSWNYSSEWWDDDFKGQAVFQSFSDKGNGLVSVLSYPSSTPNRAYWPEKEKWLQERYAEIHPGSQQDEKFMILGYQWRVLRFNTETRQSTVKIMAACRESDAGSVYLMQQARCLAVPYVKSMLSSGLASIKSCDYDLKSAILGKKTMNILCIGHGGGTLPLFLADKIQGAIVDIVELDPVVISASTKAMAFPSYSIMNPSGERANLTPDPKDEVMWKGIHERLQLYESDAEDFVVNSTKLYDMVFVDAYDGQDIFPHKLWDPQSPFLNALSDRLHPEHGTVVVNLHADTDLFDDDDTLPSQLVLPMGKYVKSVCEAYKNVIVGNSNGGLAFNVLVPWVCNSSLVISRGFRKRSGVLHRDTVLDILVSNLFEVEDILNLPFSCLEYLKRGIYLVN; encoded by the exons ATGTTGAAGAGAGTGATTAGTAAATGGAGGTCAAGGTCAAGATCAAATTTTCGGCGTCAATTATCGACGGTTGTGCGGCAGACATGTACAAGTACAGACGATGAGGGCTCTTGGAACTATTCTTCTGAATGGTGGGACGATGATTTTAAAGGACAAGCTGTGTTTCAGTCATTCTCTGACAAGGGAAATGGTCTTGTTTCTGttttgtcttacccttcttcaACCCCA AACAGGGCTTACTGGCCCGAAAAAGAGAAGTGGCTTCAAGAAAGGTACGCAGAGATACATCCAGGCAGCCAACAAGATGAAAAATTCATGATTCTTGGATATCAGTGGCGCGTTCTCCGATTTAATACAGAAACTCGCCAAAGCACAGTTAAAATAATGGCTGCTTGTAGGGAATCTGATGCTGGATCTGTATACTTAATGCAGCAGGCACGTTGTCTAGCTGTTCCAT ATGTGAAGAGTATGTTATCTTCGGGGCTTGCTTCCATCAAGTCATGTGATTATGATCTCAAGAGTGCTATACTCGGCAAGAAAACTATGAATATTTTGTGCATTGGTCATGGTGGAGGCACCCTACCATTATTTTTGGCAGATAAGATTCAAG GTGCTATTGTTGACATAGTCGAACTTGACCCTGTGGTCATATCAGCTTCAACTAAAGCAATGGCATTTCCTTCATATTCAATTATGAACCCATCTGGTGAGCGTGCAAATCTGACACCAGATCCTAAAGATGAAGTGATGTGGAAGGGCATTCATGAAAGGCTACAACTGTATGAGTCAGATGCTGAAGATTTTGTTGTGAACAGCACAAAACTATATGACATGGTCTTTGTAGATGCCTATGATGGACAAGATATCTTCCCACACAAGCTTTGGGACCCACAATCTCCGTTTCTCAATGCTTTAAGTGACCGGCTTCATCCTGAGCATGGGACAGTAGTAGTGAACCTTCATGCTGATACTGACCTGTTTGACGACGATGACACTTTACCTAGTCAGCTGGTTTTACCAATGGGAAAATATGTCAAAAGTGTGTGTGAAGCATACAAGAATGTGATAGTAGGAAACAGTAATGGTGGTCTGGCTTTCAACGTATTGGTGCCTTGGGTTTGTAATTCATCTCTCGTTATCTCAAGAGGTTTTAGGAAGAGGAGTGGAGTCTTGCATAGGGATACGGTTCTAGACATTCTTGTATCcaacttgtttgaagttgaggACATTCTTAACTTGCCATTCTCATGTTTGGAGTACTTAAAAAGGGGTATTTATCTTGTCAATTAG
- the LOC108212789 gene encoding protein DOWN-REGULATED IN DIF1 11, producing the protein MATKSANMSLAVIIFSISFLIFAPSRLAFSSENKLYLTSPTPSPSADHFEHGNRILPELKKFVAKCGENLSGHCGQEIRNDLLEIEDISGYCCKQLVKMGKVCHMGMVRLAATTSVNKEESSAIISNGSRVYDKCAMLINIIASSPH; encoded by the coding sequence ATGGCAACAAAATCTGCAAACATGTCACTTGCTGTTATTATCTTCTCAATTAGTTTCTTGATCTTTGCTCCCTCCCGGCTCGCCTTCTCGtctgaaaacaaattatatctTACATCGCCTACTCCATCCCCATCTGCTGACCactttgagcacggaaacagaATTTTACcagaactcaaaaagtttgtgGCGAAATGCGGAGAAAATTTGTCGGGCCATTGTGGTCAGGAAATTAGGAATGATTTGCTTGAGATTGAAGATATCTCAGGTTACTGCTGCAAACAACTAGTGAAGATGGGAAAGGTTTGTCACATGGGAATGGTGAGATTAGCTGCTACCACCTCAGTTAATAAGGAAGAATCATCTGCTATCATTTCAAATGGTTCACGGGTATATGATAAATGTGCTATGCTCATCAATATCATAGCTTCGTCTCCTCACTAG
- the LOC108206393 gene encoding pentatricopeptide repeat-containing protein At5g61400 has product MLKIFRPQNKSNSTGKLPFLSFKLSYCSSNSQPSSSFASSHTQPLYLTNAILNCKSTKRALKLFYSAPKHISYKNTLELHSAIIHVLNDAKMYLQARCLIKCLLELLLKTRSSKRACSSVFDAISELKSKKGNFNVFGMLIIALSEMSLVEEARWVFGKLGVLPSVQACNALLDGYVKMGWFDSMWELYNFMLERGLVPSVVTYGILIDACCRRGEIEKAYKLFDEISYKRITPNVVIYTTLICGLCGDGRILEAERLFKTMQEAAVLPNLHTYNALMDGYFKLANVYAALGLYQEMLRKDVMPNVVSFCIIIDGLSKEGKAAAAHSYLVCMIKFGAIPNLILYNCLIGSYSREGNLAAAVKIFSEMESYGYAPDAFTYNTLIKVYCSEGGLEKAHHLFHEMNKYGITANSVTYNSLIDGYCKKGNMDEASKLCSNMMETGIKPNVITFSTLIDGYCKIRNMEAAMGLYIEMVIKGLEPDVVTYSSLIHGQFKDGNTKAALRLYTEMEEAHVTPNAFTVSCMIDGLCKNGMIAEAIKYFLDKPISQLSGTNIAQMDHEGCLANNVTYTALIQGLCKDGQISTASKLFSDMRSLDLRPDVLSYYTIMKGHLKVKNVLDVMVLQADMVKLGIIADSLICDMLTNIHHEVGDLTSALKCS; this is encoded by the coding sequence ATGTTGAAGATTTTCCGGCCACAAAATAAGTCCAATTCCACCGGAAAACTCCCTTTTCTATCTTTCAAATTATCTTATTGCTCCTCAAATTCACAGCCATCTTCTTCATTTGCATCGTCACATACACAGCCTTTATATCTCACCAACGCTATACTCAATTGCAAAAGCACTAAACGTGCCCTGAAACTTTTTTACTCAGCCCCAAAACACATTTCTTATAAAAACACTCTTGAGCTACATTCCGCTATTATTCACGTCTTGAACGATGCTAAAATGTACCTGCAGGCTcgatgtttgataaaatgtctcTTAGAACTGCTGCTTAAGACCCGGAGTTCTAAACGCGCTTGTTCTTCTGTTTTTGATGCGATCAGTGAGTTGAAAAGCAAGAAAGGGAATTTTAATGTGTTTGGGATGTTGATAATTGCATTGTCGGAGATGAGTTTGGTTGAAGAAGCTAGGTGGGTTTTTGGGAAATTAGGGGTATTGCCTTCTGTGCAAGCGTGTAATGCGCTGTTGGATGGGTATGTTAAGATGGGGTGGTTTGATTCTATGTGGGAactttataattttatgttgGAACGTGGTTTGGTGCCTAGTGTTGTTACTTATGGTATATTGATTGATGCTTGTTGCCGTCGTGGCGAAATCGAGAAAGCATATAAGCTGTTTGATGAGATTTCGTATAAGAGGATAACGCCGAATGTTGTGATTTATACTACCCTTATATGTGGGTTATGTGGGGATGGTAGAATTTTAGAAGCCGAAAGATTGTTTAAGACaatgcaggaagctgctgtgcttcCTAATTTACATACATACAATGCTCTGATGGATGGGTATTTTAAATTGGCAAATGTTTATGCAGCTCTTGGATTGTATCAAGAGATGTTGAGAAAAGACGTGATGCCAAATGTTGTTTCGTTTTGTATTATTATCGATGGGCTTAGCAAAGAAGGTAAAGCTGCAGCTGCACATAGTTATCTTGTGTGCATGATCAAGTTTGGTGCTATTCCTAATTTGATACTTTATAATTGTTTGATTGGAAGCTACTCTAGGGAAGGCAATTTGGCTGcagcagtaaaaatattttcagaaatggAAAGTTATGGGTATGCACCGGATGCATTTACTTATAATACCCTTATTAAGGTTTATTGTTCTGAAGGTGGATTAGAGAAGGCACATCACCTTTTTCATGAAATGAATAAATATGGGATCACTGCAAACTCTGTGACCTACAATAGTTTGATAGACGGTTACTGTAAAAAAGGTAATATGGACGAGGCTTCTAAGTTGTGTTCAAATATGATGGAAACAGGTATCAAGCCCAATGTCATCACCTTTTCGACTTTGATAGATGGTTACTGTAAGATAAGGAACATGGAAGCTGCTATGGGATTATATATAGAAATGGTAATTAAAGGTCTTGAACCAGATGTGGTTACTTACTCATCTTTGATTCATGGACAATTCAAAGACGGTAACACCAAAGCAGCCCTTCGTTTGTATACTGAGATGGAAGAAGCACATGTGACGCCTAATGCTTTTACAGTAAGTTGTATGATTGACGGGCTTTGCAAAAACggaatgattgctgaagcaataaAATATTTCCTAGATAAACCCATATCTCAGCTTTCTGGCACTAATATTGCTCAGATGGACCATGAAGGTTGTTTAGCAAATAATGTTACTTATACCGCTTTGATTCAGGGTCTGTGCAAGGATGGGCAGATCTCTACAGCCAGTAAGCTTTTCTCAGACATGCGTTCCCTTGATTTGAGACCGGATGTCCTCAGTTATTATACCATCATGAAGGGGCATTTAAAAGTTAAGAATGTGCTTGATGTCATGGTGCTACAGGCAGATATGGTCAAGTTGGGTATCATTGCAGACAGTCTCATATGTGATATGTTGACTAATATCCATCATGAGGTTGGAGATCTGACCTCAGCACTCAAGTGTTCATAG
- the LOC108206403 gene encoding two-component response regulator-like APRR5 → MLQDVLNHPEQQQQQLPVQEISSPLSAQILEFCESELFPETLQNSEVASSSNCCYEEHSSYTTNVPFNTPEVSKLSDSIANNVTRKPFSNAPPPMSAENNTNTSNLSIIFDSAEDFDNDISASIDFSSSPTALSVPQFTNCQQQQFDISLLQTQLGVADNAVDASLSQYANGPVVPQIMGPPFPALNEDECLSSMPSYMRMNHSSPTCSFLDPGINSYLQSNLNGTLSTESSGIFTGNLFLGTDLQPQELDYQGDNGGLFSTEPLSRVYNSNLQALSNESQHLVNGGANATPLASEITSLEDSTFKVGKLSAEERKEKIHRYMKKRNERNFSKKIKYACRKTLADSRPRVRGRFAKNDDFGDPTRTTSSTHEEDTDEDVRSIRVVVKEEDDMVDSSDIFAHISGVNSFKCNYSIQSWI, encoded by the exons ATGTTACAAGACGTGTTGAATCATCccgaacaacaacaacaacaacttccTGTT CAAGAGATTTCGAGCCCTCTTAGTGCTCAAATTCTGGAGTTTTGTGAATCTGAATTGTTTCCAGAGACATTGCAAAACTCTGAAGTTGCTTCAAGTTCAAATTGCTGCTACGAGGAGCACTCTTCATATACGACTAATGTTCCTTTTAATACTCCAGAAGTTAGCAAACTTTCGGATAGCATAGCTAACAATGTCACAAGAAAGCCATTTAGCAATGCTCCTCCACCTATGAGTGCAGAAAACAACACTAACACTAGCAATctgtcaataatttttgattcaGCCGAAGATTTTGACAATGATATCTCTGCTTCTATAGACTTTTCTTCCTCTCCTACTGCACTATCTGTTCCTCAATTTACCAATTGTCAGCAGCAGCAGTTCGACATCTCTTTGTTGCAAACTCAATTAGGAGTTGCTGATAATGCTGTTGACGCCTCCCTCTCACAGTACGCGAATGGCCCTGTTGTGCCTCAGATTATGGGACCACCATTCCCTGCACTTAATGAAGATGAATGCTTATCTTCAATGCCATCTTACATGAGGATGAATCATTCGTCGCCTACATGCTCGTTTCTTGATCCGGGAATAAACTCATATCTGCAAAGTAATCTGAATGGTACTTTATCTACTGAAAGTTCAGGAATTTTCACTGGGAATCTGTTTCTTGGAACTGATCTGCAGCCTCAAGAATTGGATTATCAAGGAGATAATGGTGGCCTTTTCTCTACAGAACCTCTGTCACGCGTATATAATAGCAATCTTCAG GCGCTTAGCAACGAGAGCCAACATCTTGTTAATGGCGGTGCAAATGCTACTCCTCTGGCTTCTGAGATCACAAGCTTGGAAGATTCTACCTTCAAAGTTGGAAAACTTTCAGCTgaagagagaaaagaaaagatccATCGATACATGAAGAAAAGGAACGAGAGGAATTTCAGCAAGAAAATCAAG TATGCTTGTCGAAAGACACTTGCAGACAGCCGGCCTCGTGTCAGGGGAAGGTTTGCAAAGAATGATGATTTTGGAGATCCCACCAGAACTACTAGCAGCACACATGAAGAGGACACAGACGAAGATGTCAGATCAATTCGT GTTGTTGTGAAGGAGGAGGATGACATGGTCGACTCTTCGGATATATTTGCACATATAAGTGGTGTGAATTCATTCAAATGCAACTATTCCATTCAATCTTGGATATGA
- the LOC108212618 gene encoding transcription factor MYB24, whose amino-acid sequence MMSLGIMAENMGWGVVEEGWRKGPWTAEEDRLLTEYVKLHGEGRWNSVARLQGLKRNGKSCRLRWVNYLRPDLKRGQITPHEENIIIELHARWGNRWSTIARSLPGRTDNEIKNYWRTHFKKKSKVSPGDGAKSKARVLRRQQFQQQQLLLQQQQKQYEVDMKRVMSNLQDGSQERMPSLPLQQLMMKPQDSMGSSNSYPHTGDHDQENGHSSMAMISFNGYASVAESSNEQDIFWDGSLWNLDDFQGNYSAVSAATRATLQSLATPLF is encoded by the exons ATGATGTCATTAGGAATAATGGCAGAAAATATGGGTTGGGGAGTGGTGGAAGAAGGGTGGCGAAAAGGGCCTTGGACTGCTGAGGAAGATAGATTGCTTACTGAGTATGTTAAGTTGCATGGCGAAGGACGATGGAACTCTGTTGCTCGCCTTCAAG GTTTGAAAAGGAATGGAAAAAGCTGTAGGTTAAGGTGGGTAAATTACTTGAGACCAGACTTGAAGAGAGGCCAAATCACCCCACATGAAGAAAATATCATCATTGAGCTTCATGCTAGATGGGGAAACAG ATGGTCTACCATTGCAAGAAGCTTGCCAGGAAGAACAGACAATGAGATTAAGAACTACTGGAGAACTCATTTTAAGAAAAAGAGTAAGGTTTCACCTGGCGACGGAGCCAAATCCAAAGCAAGAGTACTGAGGAGGCAACAATTTCAACAGCAACAACTTCTACTTCAACAGCAGCAGAAGCAATATGAGGTGGACATGAAAAGGGTCATGTCCAATTTACAAGACGGAAGCCAAGAACGAATGCCATCTCTGCCTCTTCAGCAACTTATGATGAAGCCGCAAGACAGCATGGGTAGTTCAAATAGTTATCCACATACAGGTGACCATGATCAAGAGAATGGACATTCGTCTATGGCTATGATTAGTTTCAATGGCTATGCCTCTGTCGCAGAGTCCTCTAATGAACAAGATATCTTCTGGGATGGCAGTTTGTGGAACTTGGATGACTTCCAGGGCAATTATAGTGCTGTTTCTGCAGCAACTAGAGCAACTCTGCAGAGTTTAGCTACCCCCCTTTTTTGA
- the LOC108212701 gene encoding haloacid dehalogenase-like hydrolase domain-containing protein At2g33255 gives MPAALFIPRALLFLTHPRSFSSTPKMSISSSVNSVTPRLRGVVFDMDGTLTVPVIDFQAMYKQVLGQDMYEAIKLKSPSGIDILHHIETWDADKQRKAYEIIADFERQGLERLQIMPGASELCGFLDSRKIRRGLITRNVKSAVDLFHQRFGILFSPALSREFRPYKPDPGPLLHICSTWEMEPNEVMMIGDSLKDDVACGKRAGAFTCLLDETGRYAAPEYAAVEHKPDYTVSSLAEVISLLETKFDLAP, from the exons ATGCCAGCAGCTCTTTTCATCCCAAGAGCTCTCCTCTTCCTCACTCACCCAAGGTCATTTTCGTCAACACCAAAAATGAGCATCAGCAGCTCTGTGAACTCCGTCACTCCCCGCCTAAGAGGCGTGGTGTTCGACATGGACGGAACCCTAACGGTTCCCGTCATCGATTTCCAAGCCATGTACAAACAAGTCTTAGGACAAGACATGTACGAGGCTATCAAACTCAAGAGTCCCTCGGGAATAGACATTTTACATCATATTGAAACATGGGATGCTGATAAGCAACGAAAAGCTTATGAGATAATTGCTGATTTCGAGCGGCAGGGGCTTGAACGCCTTCAAATCATGCCTG GTGCATCAGAACTTTGTGGATTTCTTGACTCGCGAAAAATCAG AAGGGGATTAATTACTCGCAATGTGAAATCAGCAGTTGATTTGTTTCACCAACGATTCGGG ATTCTTTTCTCTCCAGCACTGAGCAGGGAATTTCGTCCATATAAGCCAGACCCAGGGCCGCTGCTGCATATCTGCTCAACCTGGGAGATGGAACCTAATGAAGTGATGATGATTGGTGATAGCCTTAAAGATGAC GTGGCTTGTGGGAAACGAGCAGGAGCTTTTACATGTTTACTGGATGAAACTGGACGATACGCTGCTCCTGAATATGCAGCTGTGGAACATAAACCAGACTACACTGTATCTTCTCTTGCTGAAGTTATTTCACTGCTGGAGACAAAATTTGACTTGGCACCATGA
- the LOC108205337 gene encoding glutamyl-tRNA(Gln) amidotransferase subunit B, chloroplastic/mitochondrial isoform X2: MALTMFRGIKCCPFSMYPSALVARKHVFLYCTMNNSPSQTATQDKAQANAKVSTQSKKMSKVAKDYEAIIGIETHVQLSTLTKAFCTCPYNYGSQPNSSVCPICMGLPGALPVLNSKVIEYAVRLGLALNCELSFNSKFDRKQYFYPDLPKGYQISQFDVPIATGGFIDLDLPVEFGGGHRKFGITRVHMEEDAGKLLHTGNGSFSQVDLNRAGVPLLEIVSEPDMRTGIEAAEYAAELQRMVRYLGISNGNMQEGSLRCDVNVSVRPWGQIEFGTKVEIKNLNSFSAMNRAIDFEIARQELLHSQGQADQIVQETRLWEEGAQKTVTMRKKEGLADYRYFPEPDLPAVNLTIKYVDDIRDSLPELPEMKRRRYETMGLSMQDILFLVNDMDVADFFDATIAKAADVKLAANWIMGDIAAYLKNEKLSINEVKLTPEELGELIASIKSGTISGKIGKEILFELLAKGGTVQGLIKEKDLVQIADPVEIEKMVDKVIADNPKQLEQYRGGKTKLQGFFAGQIMKASKGKANPGILNKILLEKLNAKS, encoded by the exons ATGGCTTTGACAATGTTTAGAGGGATAAAATGCTGTCCATTTTCTATGTACCCATCTGCATTAGTTGCAAGAAAACATGTTTTTTTGTATTGTACTATGAATAATTCACCAAGCCAAACTGCTACTCAAGACAAGGCACAGGCTAATGCTAAGGTTTCGACACAATCTAAAAAAATGTCTAAGGTTGCGAAAGATTACGAGGCTATTATTGGTATAGAAACCCATGTTCAGTTATCTACATTAACAAAGGCATTTTGTACTTGTCCTTACAATTATGGGTCTCAGCCAAATTCTAGTGTTTGTCCAATTTGTATGGGGTTACCTGGGGCATTGCCTGTGTTGAATTCTAAGGTTATAGAGTACGCGGTGAGGCTTGGGCTTGCACTTAACTGTGAGTTGTCGTTTAATTCGAAGTTTGATAGGAAACAGTACTTTTACCCTGATTTGCCCAAGGGATACCAAATTTCACAGTTTGATGTGCCAATTGCAACTGGTGGGTTTATTGATTTGGATCTTCCTGTTGAGTTTGGGGGTGGTCATAGAAAGTTTGGAATTACTAGGGTTCATATGGAAGAGGATGCTGGGAAGCTGCTTCATACTGGGAATGGGAGTTTCTCTCAG GTTGATTTGAATAGAGCAGGTGTTCCTTTGCTTGAGATTGTTTCTGAACCTGATATGAGAACTGGAATAGAAGCTGCAGAGTATGCAGCAGAATTGCAAAGGATGGTGCGATATTTGGGAATAAGTAATGGGAATATGCAAGAAGGATCACTGCGTTGTGATGTCAATGTCTCAGTTCGACCGTGGGGGCAAATAGAGTTTGGAACAAAG GTTGAGATAAAGAACCTGAATTCATTTTCAGCCATGAATAGAGCCATTGACTTTGAGATTGCAAGGCAAGAGCTACTTCACAGCCAAGGACAAGCTGATCAAATCGTACAAGAGACTCGTCTGTGGGAAGAAGGCGCTCAG AAAACAGTTACTATGAGGAAGAAAGAAGGGCTTGCAGATTATCGTTATTTCCCAGAGCCTGACCTTCCTGCAGTTAACCTCACTATTaaatatgttgatgacattcgTGATTCTTTACCTGAGCTTCCAGAGATGAAGAGAAGAAGATATGAGACTATGGGTCTAAGCATGCAGGACATTCTTTTTCTTGTAAATGATATGGAT GTAGCAGACTTTTTCGATGCGACTATTGCAAAAGCAGCCGATGTAAAGCTAGCTGCAAACTGGATAATGGGTGATATTGCTGCCTACTTGAAAAATGAGAAGCTGTCAATTAATGAGGTCAAGCTTACCCCTGAAGAGTTGGGTGAGTTGATTGCTTCAATAAAATCTGGGACCATAAGTGGAAAGATCGGAAAAGAG ATACTATTTGAGCTGTTGGCCAAAGGTGGAACTGTTCAAGGACTTATAAAAGAAAAGGATCTGGTCCAG ATAGCAGACCCTGTTGAGATAGAGAAGATGGTTGATAAAGTGATTGCGGACAACCCAAAGCAGCTGGAACAGTATCGTGGGGGAAAAACCAAGTTGCAAGGCTTTTTTGCTGGGCAG ATAATGAAAGCATCCAAAGGCAAAGCAAATCCAGGAATTCTAAACAAAAttcttttagaaaaattaaatgcCAAAAGCTGA
- the LOC108205337 gene encoding glutamyl-tRNA(Gln) amidotransferase subunit B, chloroplastic/mitochondrial isoform X1 — protein sequence MALTMFRGIKCCPFSMYPSALVARKHVFLYCTMNNSPSQTATQDKAQANAKVSTQSKKMSKVAKDYEAIIGIETHVQLSTLTKAFCTCPYNYGSQPNSSVCPICMGLPGALPVLNSKVIEYAVRLGLALNCELSFNSKFDRKQYFYPDLPKGYQISQFDVPIATGGFIDLDLPVEFGGGHRKFGITRVHMEEDAGKLLHTGNGSFSQVDLNRAGVPLLEIVSEPDMRTGIEAAEYAAELQRMVRYLGISNGNMQEGSLRCDVNVSVRPWGQIEFGTKVEIKNLNSFSAMNRAIDFEIARQELLHSQGQADQIVQETRLWEEGAQKTVTMRKKEGLADYRYFPEPDLPAVNLTIKYVDDIRDSLPELPEMKRRRYETMGLSMQDILFLVNDMDVADFFDATIAKAADVKLAANWIMGDIAAYLKNEKLSINEVKLTPEELGELIASIKSGTISGKIGKEILFELLAKGGTVQGLIKEKDLVQACVFFYYRD from the exons ATGGCTTTGACAATGTTTAGAGGGATAAAATGCTGTCCATTTTCTATGTACCCATCTGCATTAGTTGCAAGAAAACATGTTTTTTTGTATTGTACTATGAATAATTCACCAAGCCAAACTGCTACTCAAGACAAGGCACAGGCTAATGCTAAGGTTTCGACACAATCTAAAAAAATGTCTAAGGTTGCGAAAGATTACGAGGCTATTATTGGTATAGAAACCCATGTTCAGTTATCTACATTAACAAAGGCATTTTGTACTTGTCCTTACAATTATGGGTCTCAGCCAAATTCTAGTGTTTGTCCAATTTGTATGGGGTTACCTGGGGCATTGCCTGTGTTGAATTCTAAGGTTATAGAGTACGCGGTGAGGCTTGGGCTTGCACTTAACTGTGAGTTGTCGTTTAATTCGAAGTTTGATAGGAAACAGTACTTTTACCCTGATTTGCCCAAGGGATACCAAATTTCACAGTTTGATGTGCCAATTGCAACTGGTGGGTTTATTGATTTGGATCTTCCTGTTGAGTTTGGGGGTGGTCATAGAAAGTTTGGAATTACTAGGGTTCATATGGAAGAGGATGCTGGGAAGCTGCTTCATACTGGGAATGGGAGTTTCTCTCAG GTTGATTTGAATAGAGCAGGTGTTCCTTTGCTTGAGATTGTTTCTGAACCTGATATGAGAACTGGAATAGAAGCTGCAGAGTATGCAGCAGAATTGCAAAGGATGGTGCGATATTTGGGAATAAGTAATGGGAATATGCAAGAAGGATCACTGCGTTGTGATGTCAATGTCTCAGTTCGACCGTGGGGGCAAATAGAGTTTGGAACAAAG GTTGAGATAAAGAACCTGAATTCATTTTCAGCCATGAATAGAGCCATTGACTTTGAGATTGCAAGGCAAGAGCTACTTCACAGCCAAGGACAAGCTGATCAAATCGTACAAGAGACTCGTCTGTGGGAAGAAGGCGCTCAG AAAACAGTTACTATGAGGAAGAAAGAAGGGCTTGCAGATTATCGTTATTTCCCAGAGCCTGACCTTCCTGCAGTTAACCTCACTATTaaatatgttgatgacattcgTGATTCTTTACCTGAGCTTCCAGAGATGAAGAGAAGAAGATATGAGACTATGGGTCTAAGCATGCAGGACATTCTTTTTCTTGTAAATGATATGGAT GTAGCAGACTTTTTCGATGCGACTATTGCAAAAGCAGCCGATGTAAAGCTAGCTGCAAACTGGATAATGGGTGATATTGCTGCCTACTTGAAAAATGAGAAGCTGTCAATTAATGAGGTCAAGCTTACCCCTGAAGAGTTGGGTGAGTTGATTGCTTCAATAAAATCTGGGACCATAAGTGGAAAGATCGGAAAAGAG ATACTATTTGAGCTGTTGGCCAAAGGTGGAACTGTTCAAGGACTTATAAAAGAAAAGGATCTGGTCCAGGCATGTGTCTTCTTCTACTATAGAGACTAG